The Clostridiales bacterium FE2011 sequence ACAGAGCGTATACGGCCGGTGCCTGAAGACAGTGCACGCAGGCAGGACAGTATATATAGGATAAAAGATGGAGGAAGAGGAACATGGCGAAACGGACAGACATCAAAAAGGTACTGATTATCGGCAGCGGCCCCATTGTGATCGGACAGGCGGCGGAGTTTGACTATGCCGGCACACAGGCGTGCCTGGCCCTCAAAGAGGAAGGCTACGAAGTGGTGCTGTGCAACTCCAACCCGGCGACGATCATGACCGATACCTCCATTGCGGACAAGGTGTACATGGAGCCCCTGACACTGGAATATATCGCGAAGATCCTGCGGTATGAACGTCCGGACGCCATCGTGCCCGGTATCGGCGGCCAGACCGGCCTGAACCTGGCGGTGCAGCTGGAGCGCAAGGGCGTGCTGAAGGAGTGCGGCGTGGAACTGCTGGGCACCAGCAGCCGGAGCATTGAGCGGGCTGAGGACCGGGAACTCTTCAAGGAAATGTGCGAGTCCATCGGCGAGCCGGTCATCCCCAGCGAGATCACCTACAACCTGGAAGAAGCAAAGAAAGCGGCGCTGGACATCGGGTATCCGGTGGTGCTGCGTCCCGCCTTCACCCTGGGCGGCACCGGCGGCGGCTTCGCCAACAATGAAGAAGAACTGATTGAGATCGGCACCAACGCCTTCCGTCTCAGCCCTGTGCACCAGGTGCTGGTGGAAAAGAGCGTCCGGGGCTTCAAGGAAATCGAGTTCGAGGTCATGCGGGACAGCAATGACAAGGCGATCACGATCTGCGGCATGGAGAACGTGGACCCCGTCGGCGTGCACACCGGTGACAGTGTTGTTGTCGCTCCGATCCTGAGCCTGTCCGACCATGACCTGAAGATGCTGAATGACAGCGCCATCAAGATCATCCGCGAGCTGAAGGTGGAAGGCGGCTGCAACGTGCAGTTCGCGCTGGATCCCAACAGCAGCAAGTACTACCTGATTGAGGTTAACCCGCGGGTCAGCCGTTCTTCCGCCCTGGCCAGCAAGGCCAGCGGTTACCCGATTGCCCGGGTGACGGCGAAGATCGCCCTGGGTATGGCGCTGGAAGAAATTCCGGTCGCCGGCGGAAACGCAGCCATGGAGCCCTCCCTGGAGTACATCGTGGCGAAGTTCCCCCGCTTCCCCTTCGATAAGTTCACTTCCGCCAGCAACCAGCTGGGTACCCAGATGAAGGCGACCGGTGAGGTCATGGGCATCGGCAGCAACCTGGAGGAATGCATCCTCAAGAGCGTGCGGAGCCTGGAGACCGGCGTGTGCCACCTGCACCTGGCGAAGTTTGACAGCATGAGCACGGAAGACCTGCTGGAATATGTGAAGGACTTCCGGGCAGACACCCTCTTCGCGGTCACGGAACTGCTGCGTCGGGATGTGGCAATCAGCGAAATCCACGAGCGGACCATGATCACGGAGCTGTTCCTGGAGAGTATCAAAAAGATCACCGAGATGGAAAAGCGCCTGAAGGCGGCTCCCGGTGACGTGGCCCTCCTGAAGGAAGCGAAGGAAATGGGCTTCGGAGACCTGACGATCTCCCGGCTCTGGAATATGAAGGAAATCGACGTCTACGCCCTGCGGAAGGAAAAGGGCATCGTGCCGGTCTTCCGGATGGTGGATACCCTGCATACCGGCAAGTACATTGCCTACCTCTACTCCAGCTACAGCGGAAAGAACGACTCCATCCTCACAGAGAAGAAAAAGATTGTGGTGCTCGGTGCCGGCCCGATCCGTATCGGCCAGGGCGTGGAGTTCGACTACTCCACCGTGCACGCGGTACAGACGATCCGCCGCGCGGGATACGAAGCCATCATCATCAACAATAACCCCGAGACGGTTTCCACGGACTACACCACCGCGGACAAACTCTACTTCGAGCCCCTGACGCCCGAAGACGTCATGGCGATCATCGACTTTGAAAAGCCGGAAGGCGTCATCGCTTCCCTGGGCGGCCAGACGGCCATCAACCTGGCCGATCCGCTGATGAAGCGCGGCGTGAAGATCATTGGTACAGACTGCGACGCGATCGAGCGGGCGGAAAACCGGGACAGCTTTGAAAAGATCCTGGAAGACCTCCATATTCCGCAGCCCCAGGGCCGGGCGGTTACCCGGATCGAGGACGGCGTGAAGGCGGCCGAGGAGATCGGTTATCCGGTGCTGGTGCGTCCGAGCTTCGTGCTGGGCGGCCGGGCCATGCAGATCGTCGGAGACGAGGAGCAGCTGCGCCACTACCTGCGGACCGCGGTGGAAATCGACGCGGACAAGCCGGTGCTGGTGGACAAATACATCCGCGGCAAGGAAGTGGAAGTCGACGCCATCTGCGACGGCCGGGACGTCTTCGTGCCGGGCATCATGGAGCTGGTGGAACGCACCGGTATTCACAGCGGCGACTCCATCTCCGTCTACCCCACCTTCTCCATCAGCGACAAGGTCAAGGGCATCATCCTGCAGTATGCCAAGAAGCTGGGCCTGGGCATCGGCATTATCGGCCTGTTCAACATCCAGTTCATTGTGGATGAAAACGAGAACGTCTACATCATCGAAGTGAACCCCCGTTCCAGCCGGACCGTGCCTTTCCTGAGCAAGTCCACCGGCTACTCCCTGGCGGATATCGCCACTGAAGTGATCCTGGGCAAGAGCCTGAAGGAACAGGGCATCTTCGATCTCTATCCGGAAGAAAAGAAACGCTACTACGTGAAGGTCCCGGTCTTCTCCTTCAACAAGATCAAGGGCCTGGACGCTTACCTGAGCCCCGAAATGAAGTCCACCGGCGAGGCCATCGGCTACGACGACAAGCTGAACCGCGCCCTGTACAAGGCGCTGCAGGCCGGCGGAACCCGGCTGCAGAACTACGGCACCGTGCTGGCCACCATCGCCGACCGGG is a genomic window containing:
- the carB gene encoding carbamoyl-phosphate synthase large subunit → MAKRTDIKKVLIIGSGPIVIGQAAEFDYAGTQACLALKEEGYEVVLCNSNPATIMTDTSIADKVYMEPLTLEYIAKILRYERPDAIVPGIGGQTGLNLAVQLERKGVLKECGVELLGTSSRSIERAEDRELFKEMCESIGEPVIPSEITYNLEEAKKAALDIGYPVVLRPAFTLGGTGGGFANNEEELIEIGTNAFRLSPVHQVLVEKSVRGFKEIEFEVMRDSNDKAITICGMENVDPVGVHTGDSVVVAPILSLSDHDLKMLNDSAIKIIRELKVEGGCNVQFALDPNSSKYYLIEVNPRVSRSSALASKASGYPIARVTAKIALGMALEEIPVAGGNAAMEPSLEYIVAKFPRFPFDKFTSASNQLGTQMKATGEVMGIGSNLEECILKSVRSLETGVCHLHLAKFDSMSTEDLLEYVKDFRADTLFAVTELLRRDVAISEIHERTMITELFLESIKKITEMEKRLKAAPGDVALLKEAKEMGFGDLTISRLWNMKEIDVYALRKEKGIVPVFRMVDTLHTGKYIAYLYSSYSGKNDSILTEKKKIVVLGAGPIRIGQGVEFDYSTVHAVQTIRRAGYEAIIINNNPETVSTDYTTADKLYFEPLTPEDVMAIIDFEKPEGVIASLGGQTAINLADPLMKRGVKIIGTDCDAIERAENRDSFEKILEDLHIPQPQGRAVTRIEDGVKAAEEIGYPVLVRPSFVLGGRAMQIVGDEEQLRHYLRTAVEIDADKPVLVDKYIRGKEVEVDAICDGRDVFVPGIMELVERTGIHSGDSISVYPTFSISDKVKGIILQYAKKLGLGIGIIGLFNIQFIVDENENVYIIEVNPRSSRTVPFLSKSTGYSLADIATEVILGKSLKEQGIFDLYPEEKKRYYVKVPVFSFNKIKGLDAYLSPEMKSTGEAIGYDDKLNRALYKALQAGGTRLQNYGTVLATIADRDKDEALPLIRRFYNLGFNIEATRGTARFLKENGIRTHAMLKLSQGSDEILNSIRQGHVAYIINTREIGEAESESDGLQIRRCATENNATIFTSLDTVRVLLDVLEETTLTISTIDA